In Mycobacterium sp. 050128, one genomic interval encodes:
- a CDS encoding 1,4-dihydroxy-2-naphthoyl-CoA synthase: protein MIDNPFDAQAWRPVDGFGDLTDITYHRHVDDATVRVAFNRPEVRNAFRPHTVDELYRVLDHARMSPDVGVVLLTGNGPSPKDGGWAFCSGGDQRIRGRSGYQYASGETADTVDAARAGRLHILEVQRLIRFMPKVVICLVNGWAAGGGHSLHVVCDLTLASREHARFKQTDADVGSFDGGYGSAYLARQVGQKFAREIFFLGRPYTAEQMHHMGAVNDVVDHIDLERTGIQWAAEINAKSPQAQRMLKFAFNLLDDGLVGQQLFAGEATRLAYMTDEAVEGRDAFLEKREPDWSPFPRYF, encoded by the coding sequence TTGATTGACAACCCATTTGATGCGCAGGCCTGGCGGCCGGTCGACGGCTTCGGCGATCTGACCGACATCACCTACCACCGCCACGTCGACGACGCGACGGTCCGTGTGGCATTCAACCGCCCCGAGGTGCGCAACGCGTTTCGGCCGCACACCGTCGACGAGCTGTACCGGGTGCTCGACCACGCCCGGATGTCCCCCGACGTCGGCGTCGTCCTGCTGACCGGCAACGGCCCGTCCCCGAAGGACGGCGGCTGGGCGTTTTGCTCCGGCGGCGATCAGCGCATCCGCGGGCGCTCCGGCTACCAATACGCCTCCGGCGAGACCGCCGACACCGTCGACGCCGCCCGCGCCGGCCGGCTGCACATCCTCGAGGTGCAGCGCCTGATCCGCTTCATGCCGAAGGTGGTCATCTGTCTGGTCAACGGCTGGGCCGCCGGCGGCGGGCACAGCCTGCACGTGGTCTGCGACCTGACGCTGGCCAGCCGCGAGCACGCCCGCTTCAAGCAGACCGACGCCGACGTCGGCAGCTTCGACGGCGGCTACGGCAGCGCGTATCTGGCCCGTCAGGTCGGCCAGAAGTTCGCCCGGGAGATCTTCTTCCTGGGCCGCCCCTACACCGCCGAGCAGATGCACCACATGGGCGCGGTCAACGACGTCGTCGACCATATCGACCTGGAACGCACCGGCATCCAGTGGGCGGCCGAGATCAACGCCAAATCCCCACAGGCGCAACGGATGCTCAAGTTCGCGTTCAACCTGCTCGACGACGGCCTGGTGGGCCAGCAGCTGTTCGCCGGCGAGGCCACCCGCCTCGCTTACATGACCGACGAGGCGGTCGAGGGCCGCGACGCGTTCCTGGAGAAGCGCGAGCCGGATTGGAGCCCGTTCCCGCGCTATTTCTAG
- a CDS encoding AEC family transporter — protein sequence MQQIALVLACLVIGVALRLSGRLPDNATQVLGGWVINVALPAAAFHSVHNLTIRPDWWLAVATPWLDVVFAIAVIVPICRALRWSRQRTGALLLASGWCNTAFLGLPLIIAYAGEKYLALGIVMDLCGSYLAVSTVGIAIASVASSSEFSWRKVAKRIATFPPFLAILIAFATNHLDRPMWLTEIIDVLAQTLTPLAMAAVGYALRLDRVAGRILPLCVGLGYRLFLAPLALALLYLALDQASDPVAKVAMLEMAMPPMLGASIIAMEYDLEPELIALLIGIGVPVSMLTTWAWWSLILVL from the coding sequence ATGCAGCAAATCGCGTTGGTCTTAGCCTGCCTGGTCATCGGTGTGGCGTTGCGACTGTCGGGACGGTTACCCGACAACGCGACACAGGTGCTGGGCGGCTGGGTGATCAACGTGGCTCTTCCGGCGGCGGCCTTTCACAGCGTGCACAACCTGACGATCCGCCCGGACTGGTGGCTTGCCGTGGCGACGCCGTGGCTCGACGTGGTCTTCGCCATCGCCGTGATCGTTCCCATCTGTCGTGCGCTGCGCTGGTCGCGGCAACGCACCGGCGCGTTGCTGCTTGCCAGCGGCTGGTGTAACACGGCGTTTCTGGGACTGCCGCTGATCATCGCCTACGCCGGCGAAAAGTATTTGGCCCTGGGCATCGTGATGGATCTGTGCGGTTCGTATCTCGCGGTCTCCACCGTGGGCATCGCGATCGCCTCGGTGGCGAGTTCGAGCGAATTCAGCTGGCGCAAGGTTGCCAAGCGGATCGCGACCTTCCCGCCTTTCCTGGCGATTCTCATCGCGTTCGCCACCAATCATCTGGACCGTCCGATGTGGCTGACGGAGATCATCGATGTGCTGGCGCAGACGTTGACGCCGCTGGCGATGGCGGCCGTGGGCTATGCCCTGCGGCTGGACCGGGTGGCCGGCCGCATCTTGCCGTTGTGCGTGGGTCTGGGCTATCGGCTGTTCCTAGCGCCCCTGGCTCTCGCGCTCCTGTACCTTGCGCTCGACCAGGCCAGCGATCCCGTCGCCAAGGTGGCGATGCTGGAAATGGCGATGCCGCCGATGCTCGGTGCGAGCATCATCGCGATGGAGTACGACCTGGAGCCGGAACTGATCGCCCTGCTGATCGGGATCGGAGTTCCGGTGTCGATGCTGACGACATGGGCCTGGTGGTCGCTGATTCTGGTGCTGTGA
- a CDS encoding SDR family oxidoreductase: MSKSPIRRFADQIVLASMRPPMSPQLLVNRPAIKPIDLDGKRILLTGASSGIGEAGAERLAEQGATVVVVARRRDLLDALADRITAAGGTALSIPCDVSDMDAVDALVADVDERLGGIDILINNAGRSIRRPLAESLERWHDVERTMVLNYYAPLRLIRGFAPGMLERGDGHIINVSTWGVLSEASPLFAPYNASKAALSAVSRVAETEWGRRGVHSTTLYYPLVATPMIEPTKAYDGLPALTSEEAAEWMVTAARTRPVRIAPRMAIAARALDTIGPRWVNTLMQRQNLQPNRENGS, encoded by the coding sequence GTGAGCAAGAGTCCGATTCGCCGGTTCGCCGACCAGATTGTGCTGGCCAGCATGCGGCCGCCCATGTCTCCGCAACTGCTGGTCAACCGGCCCGCGATCAAGCCGATCGACCTGGACGGCAAGCGAATCCTGCTGACCGGGGCGTCGTCGGGCATCGGCGAAGCCGGCGCCGAGCGGCTGGCCGAGCAGGGCGCCACCGTGGTGGTCGTCGCCCGCCGGCGCGACCTGCTCGACGCGCTCGCCGACCGCATCACCGCCGCGGGCGGCACGGCGCTGTCGATCCCCTGCGACGTCTCGGACATGGATGCCGTGGATGCATTGGTCGCCGACGTCGACGAGCGTCTCGGCGGGATCGACATCCTGATCAACAACGCCGGCCGGTCCATCCGCCGGCCGCTGGCCGAGTCGCTGGAGCGCTGGCACGACGTCGAGCGGACCATGGTGCTCAACTACTACGCGCCGCTGCGGCTGATCCGCGGCTTCGCGCCGGGCATGCTGGAGCGCGGCGACGGCCACATCATCAACGTCTCGACCTGGGGAGTGCTGTCCGAGGCGTCGCCGTTGTTCGCCCCCTACAACGCATCCAAGGCGGCACTGTCCGCGGTGAGCCGCGTCGCCGAAACCGAGTGGGGCCGACGGGGTGTGCACTCGACGACGCTGTACTACCCATTGGTGGCCACGCCGATGATCGAGCCGACGAAGGCCTACGACGGATTGCCCGCGCTGACGTCAGAAGAAGCCGCCGAGTGGATGGTCACCGCAGCCCGCACCCGGCCGGTGCGGATCGCCCCGCGAATGGCGATCGCGGCCCGGGCACTCGACACCATCGGGCCCCGCTGGGTGAACACCCTGATGCAGCGCCAGAACCTACAGCCCAATCGCGAGAACGGGAGCTGA
- a CDS encoding maleylpyruvate isomerase family mycothiol-dependent enzyme yields MSDLWTTIAAERGALAMDLADLTPTQWDQPSLCPGWTVRDVVAHLSATASLNPASFFAAMAKARFNFDRFANDQIVKHLGRDAAATLGEFRGVQDSTSAPPGPKISWLGEVVIHGADIRRPLGIPHSYDLDTVRRVIDFYRGSNMLIGAKKRIGGLSLSATDCDWQHGRGDTVEGPLLSLLLAMTGRASACAELTGPGVALLQRRCASAT; encoded by the coding sequence ATGTCGGATCTCTGGACCACCATTGCTGCCGAGCGCGGTGCGCTCGCGATGGATCTCGCCGACCTCACGCCGACGCAATGGGATCAGCCGTCACTTTGCCCGGGCTGGACAGTGCGCGATGTGGTCGCTCACCTGTCGGCGACGGCCTCGCTGAATCCGGCCTCGTTCTTTGCCGCAATGGCGAAGGCCCGGTTCAACTTCGACAGGTTCGCCAACGACCAGATCGTCAAGCACCTCGGGCGTGACGCGGCAGCCACGCTGGGCGAATTCCGCGGCGTGCAGGACTCCACCTCCGCGCCGCCGGGCCCCAAAATCTCCTGGCTCGGTGAGGTGGTGATCCACGGCGCCGACATCCGCCGACCGCTGGGCATCCCGCACAGCTACGACTTGGACACCGTTCGCCGGGTGATCGACTTCTACCGGGGCTCCAACATGCTCATCGGCGCCAAGAAGCGCATCGGGGGGCTGAGCTTGTCTGCCACGGACTGCGACTGGCAGCACGGACGGGGCGACACCGTCGAGGGCCCGCTGCTGTCGTTGCTGCTTGCCATGACCGGACGGGCCAGCGCGTGCGCCGAGCTCACCGGGCCGGGCGTGGCCTTGTTGCAACGCCGATGCGCGTCGGCGACGTGA
- a CDS encoding VOC family protein, whose protein sequence is MEILFSRMLLRPADYQRSLTFYRDEIGLAIYRDYGAGTVFFAGQSLLELTGWSDGERAQGPFPGALWLQVRDIETTQAELVSRGVPIAREARREPWGLKEMHVTDPDGITLIFVEVPGDHPLRRDTRGEQQGTAG, encoded by the coding sequence ATGGAGATCCTGTTCAGCCGAATGCTGCTTCGGCCGGCTGACTATCAGCGGTCGTTGACGTTCTACCGCGACGAAATCGGCCTGGCCATCTACCGCGACTATGGTGCTGGCACAGTGTTTTTCGCGGGCCAATCTTTGCTGGAGCTAACCGGCTGGAGCGACGGCGAGCGCGCCCAAGGACCCTTCCCCGGCGCGTTGTGGCTGCAGGTCCGCGACATCGAGACAACCCAGGCCGAACTGGTAAGCCGCGGGGTGCCGATTGCCCGCGAGGCGCGCCGCGAGCCGTGGGGTCTCAAAGAGATGCACGTGACCGATCCGGATGGCATTACGCTCATCTTCGTCGAGGTTCCGGGCGACCACCCGTTACGCCGCGACACCCGAGGTGAACAGCAGGGAACGGCTGGTTAA
- a CDS encoding DUF3349 domain-containing protein — protein sequence MNRFLTSVVSWLRAGYPEGIPPTDTFALLALLANRLSNDEVRLVANALMERGDFDNIDIGVMISKLTDELPSPEDIERVRARLAAQGWPLDDPYDDDDELDGLDGGAHA from the coding sequence ATGAACCGATTCCTCACCTCGGTTGTCTCGTGGTTGCGCGCGGGTTATCCGGAGGGCATTCCCCCGACGGATACCTTCGCCCTGCTGGCGCTGTTGGCTAACCGGCTGTCCAACGACGAGGTCCGGCTGGTGGCCAACGCGCTGATGGAACGCGGCGATTTCGACAACATCGATATCGGCGTGATGATCAGCAAGTTGACCGACGAGCTGCCGTCGCCCGAGGACATCGAGCGGGTGCGTGCGCGGCTGGCCGCCCAGGGCTGGCCCCTGGACGACCCGTACGACGACGATGACGAGCTCGATGGCCTCGATGGCGGAGCGCACGCATAG
- the menE gene encoding o-succinylbenzoate--CoA ligase produces MLAGRDSAFVAAQPNCELDALRVGEAVDDDVALVVTTSGTTGKPKGALLTAAALTASAAATHDRLGGPGSWLLALPPYHIAGIQVLVRSVLAGSAPVELDVSSGFDTAELPRAVSTLSAGRRYTSLVAAQLAKALADPPAAAALAELDAVLLGGGPAPRPVLEAAAASGITVVRTYGMSETAGGCVYDGVALEGVRLRVDDGHIVIGGATVAKGYRNPVDPDPFAEPGWFRTDDLGSIASGVLTVLGRADDAISTGGLTVLPQPVEAVLCTHPAVGDCAVFGLADDRLGQRVVAAIVLRDGFGPPTLDALRAHVSDSLDGTAAPRELHIVDALPRRGIGKVDRAALVRRFGADQ; encoded by the coding sequence GTGCTGGCCGGCCGTGACTCGGCCTTTGTTGCGGCACAACCGAATTGCGAGTTGGACGCCTTGCGGGTGGGCGAAGCCGTCGACGACGACGTGGCGTTGGTCGTGACCACGTCGGGCACCACCGGAAAACCCAAGGGCGCCTTGCTGACTGCCGCGGCCCTGACCGCGAGCGCAGCCGCCACCCATGACCGTCTCGGCGGGCCGGGCAGCTGGCTGCTGGCGCTGCCGCCGTATCACATCGCCGGTATCCAGGTGCTGGTGCGCAGCGTGCTGGCCGGGTCGGCGCCCGTCGAGCTGGACGTCTCCTCCGGGTTCGATACCGCCGAATTGCCGCGTGCCGTAAGCACATTGAGCGCCGGCCGGCGCTACACGTCGCTGGTGGCCGCGCAACTGGCCAAGGCTTTGGCCGATCCGCCGGCAGCGGCCGCGCTCGCCGAACTCGACGCCGTACTGCTGGGCGGAGGCCCCGCTCCCCGACCGGTGCTCGAAGCCGCCGCGGCCTCGGGGATCACGGTGGTCCGCACCTACGGGATGAGCGAGACCGCGGGAGGCTGCGTCTACGACGGCGTCGCGCTTGAGGGCGTGCGACTGCGGGTGGACGACGGGCACATCGTAATCGGCGGCGCCACCGTGGCTAAGGGCTATCGCAACCCGGTCGATCCCGACCCGTTCGCCGAGCCGGGCTGGTTCCGCACCGACGACCTCGGCTCGATCGCCTCCGGTGTGCTGACCGTGCTGGGCCGCGCCGACGACGCGATCAGTACGGGCGGGCTGACGGTGCTGCCGCAACCGGTCGAAGCGGTGCTGTGCACCCACCCGGCGGTCGGCGACTGCGCGGTGTTCGGACTCGCCGACGACCGGTTAGGGCAGCGGGTGGTGGCGGCGATCGTGCTGCGGGACGGCTTCGGACCGCCGACGCTGGACGCGCTGCGCGCACATGTGTCCGACAGCCTGGACGGCACCGCCGCGCCGCGCGAGTTGCACATCGTCGACGCGCTGCCGCGCCGCGGCATCGGCAAGGTAGACCGGGCGGCGCTGGTGCGCCGGTTCGGCGCCGATCAATAG